TGATATAAAGGTTATAGAAGTTAAATTGCGGCGAGTGGGGCTAGTGGGATTTGAACCCACGATCGTCAGCTCCGAAGGCTGACGCCTTATCCATGCTAGGCTATAGCCCCAGTTATTGACTACAATACTCGATGTTTAATAATGTTCAGAACATGCTTCTTTATTGGTGGATAAGTTAAGGAATTATATAAAAAGAAATGCTTGAGTAAAACAACTATATCTGATAGTTTATATTGAAGAAACATCACTGAAAAGTCCACGGGCATCTATAGTTGATTAGGTGCAAATATGATAAGAATATTAATTTGGACAATCTCTAATTATTTAATAGTTGGTCCTGACATAATTAAAAAGTTCAATCATAAATGGCTTTCCCTATTAGATATTCTCTGCGTCTCATCTATAGTAAAATACGAATCCACATCCTATTTAACTTCGGTTTAAATTATGATTTTATATTAAAGATACTTTTGATAGATTCTTCATATGGTGGTAGCAATAATCCCTTATCCGTTATTATTCCAGTAATAAACTCTGGTGGCGTCATATCGAAGGCAGGGTTCAGCACCTTTATACCCTTAGGTGCTATCCTCTTTTCGTTTATCTTAACAACTTCTTCTACTCTTCTCTCCTCAACGATTACATCTTCATACTCAGTAGTTTGATCAAACGTTGAGATTGGTGCAGCTATATAAAAGGGAACTTTATGAATCTGAGCAAGTGCCGATATCTGGTATGTCCCTATCTTGTTAAAGGTATAACCAGACTTTGTTATCCTATCAGCACCAACTATTATTTTATCAATTAGTCCTTTTTGCATCACATAACCTACCATAGAGTCAGTTATCAGAGTCACAGGTATGTTATCGTTCTTAAGTTCAAAGCATGTTAGCCTTGCTCCTTGGAATGCAGGTCTCGTCTCTGTAGCTATAACCTGTACGCATCTTCCTCGCTCCCATGCCGCCCGAATTACCCCCAAAGCTGTACCATAACATACTGTTGCAAGTGAACCCGCACTCTGCTGACTTATTGAAAACTAAGTCATTTACAGTGGGTTAGCACTACATCTCCTTCTTCAAGGATTGTAATACCGTTTCTACCTATCGCATGGTTTATTTCCACATCTTCTTCTGAAATTTGTAGAGCTTCATCTTTCACAGATACTTTCACATCTTCTAGCTCACCTTCGATTGATTTCGCTTTTTCAATGACCCTTTTAACCATCCAAAATAAGTTCACTCCTGTTGGACGTGTCGCTTTAAGATTTCTTGCTACAACTTCAAGCTCTTTGATCAAGTCCTCTTTTGTTTTCGCCTTCGATTTTTGGGCAGCCAATCCAAGTGCCATAGCAGCAGCCACTCCTATAGCAGGCGCTCCTCTCACAGCCATATTTTTAATGGCTTCTACTATCTGAGGATAATCATTGCACTCTATAAATTCTAATTTATTAGGCAACTTCCTTTGATCGATTAAGACTATGCTTTCGTCTTTCCAACTTATTGTCCTTTTAGAATATCCACTCCAGACCATTTTTACTCCCTTTGACCTCCCATAATAAATAAAGAAAGATTTAGGGCTTAAAAATGATACCTAAATGACAATATAATAAGCATAACAGTTAGATCTGGTAAAATTCTAAATCTGTCTCTCAACACTATTGAGGAGGGGTTGATACATAGGAAGCTTTTAAATTTTAGAGCGTACCCTCTTCGGACTTTTGTGCCGCAGACTCCCCGCCTTCAAGTAGCCTCGCCAGAGTGCCTGCGTCATGCTCGTCCCAGAAGTAGATCGCATAAACTGAGTCTCTGGACTTAACCCCATCAGGCGCCTCGAATGACACGACGTGATCTTCCGACACTTTGTTGATTTGGGAGACGTATGGCAGGATGACTATCCACAAGCCGTTCCTGGCCCAGCCATGACCGATCTTCACACGCTTGACCGCGCTTATTGAGAACGAGGTAATTTTATGACCCCCCATATTAGCTATCTCCCAGAAGGAAGCTGCCCCGATCCCACCAAATAAGATATGAGCACCCAGCAAAGCTAGCGTGAGAACTAAGTACCACCAGTCCCAAAGTATTACCGCCGCCAAAAGAGACGGCACTATTAGCCCGAGGAGAACCACCTGTATGGCTATGAACAGGCGATATGTAGGAACTCCCACTCGTGGACCAATTACCGAGACCCTCATGTCATTTACTAACACTTTGACGCGGCTACCAAAACGGGAGCTGGTCCGGTACGAATACCCCTCCAACGTCATCTCTTGATCAACTATTGCCCTTCCCCCCAGATCAGCAAAATAAAAATTGTAATTTATAAATAAAAATTAGAGAATGATTACAAAACTAGTCATTGATTTCCTAAAATCAAAACAAGAAGTTCTCTAAGGAAGGAATAAAAAGAACCAACTATTAGGCGTTTACTAAGTTTGTTTAAGTATGAAAAATGGATCCTAAGGAAAGATTTATTTCTAACTAATTTCAAAAGCAGCAAAATTATTCAATTTGTGTTTAATACTCAAAGGGGGGTTTAAATATTAAGTAAAATAAAGGTCGCCATCGCTGGTGTAGGAAACTGCGCTTCAGCTCTAGTTCAAGGTGCGCATTACTACAGTAGCCTAGATAATGATAAAATACCTGGACTATCTTTTCTAACCCTCGGTGGTTACAAGATTAGTGATATTGAATTTGTAGCTGCTTTTGACATAGATGCTACGAAAGTTGGCAAAGACCTCTCTGAAGCCATATTTTCAGGGATGAATGATACAAGGCATTTTGCAAATGTACCCAAGCTTGATGTGACGGTGTCAAAAGGCCCAGTTATGGATGGATTTGGTAAATATCTTAAAGAAGTTTCGATCATTGCTGAAAAAGAACCTATTGATGTAGCACAAGTCTTAAAGGATACAAATGCTGATATGTTAATTAATTACTTACCAGTAGGTTCTGAGAAAGCCACACATTGGTACGCTGAACAAACTCTGAAATCGAGTTGTGCTTTCGTTAATTGTATGCCTGTATTCATAGCTTCAGACCCTGAATGGGCTATTCGATTCGAAGAGAAAGGTGTTCCAGTTGCGGGGGACGATATCCAAAGCCAGCTTGGTGCCACAGTACTCCATAAAACACTCGTGAATCTCTTAAATGAGAGAGGAGTAGTAATTGATGAATCTTATCAATTGAACGTTGGTGGTGACGCTGATTTCCTCAATATGTTAGAGCGTGAACGACTCCATTCTAAAGAAATCAGCAAGACTTCTGCAGTCAAAGCTATGGTACCCTATAATTTTCCAGTTAAAATAGGTCCCAGTGATTACATACCTTTTCTCCATAATCAAAAGATATGCTATATCTATGTTAAAGGAAGATACTTTGGCGATAGTCCTCTTGCGATCAATCTAAAATTATCTGTGTGGGATGCACCGAACTCAGCAGGTGTGGTCATGGATGTAATAAGAGGTGTGAAGCTTGCTTTAGATAGGGGTATTGGTGGTCCTCTGAATAGCATTAGTGCTTGGGCATTTAAACACCCACCAATTCATGCTCCAGCTTCAGTAGCAAAGCATTGGGTTGAGGAATTCATTAATAGTAAAAGGCTTCGATAATTACTATTGAACAAAGGAATTTCAATTAAATAGAATATATCTATTGTTGATGTATTTTGGTAGAAGAATTACCTTGCATATTAACTGGGCACTTATCAAAAAAAGGCGTCATAATAGACGATAAGATAGCTATTGAAGAATTAGAAAATAGAGGCTATGGAGAGAGGGTAGATGGAAAATTCGTGTTAAAAGATTATGAAACTATATTTCTGCTATACAATGATATGATAAAAATATTTGAAGGAAAAAAAGAAATGTCTGTCAATAAGCTGGTGGATTATGCTATATCTAAGGACTCGAGTGCCTGGACCCGCTTTTTAATTTATAGAGATTTGAGGAGTCGGGGATATGTAGTTCGTGAAGGGTTTGGATTCGGGTTTGATTTTAGAGTTTACGATAGAGGCGAATATGGAAATAAATCAGCAAAATATGTTGCCTGTGGTTTAAATGAAGGCACAAAAACGCCTATAAAAGAGCTAAATGAGATTGTGAACCAGATAAAAATAATGGGAAAAGAAGCGGTTATAGCCGTAATAGAAAGACGTGGAGAGGTTATATATTATAAGATTCGGATCTGGAGACCTTACCAAGATTAGTTCTATATTCTGAAAAGCATCTTTACTTATTACTAAAATATTTCAGCATAATTCAGAAAAATATTTTTCGACCTGTTCTTCCATCTCCTTATTCGAAATAGCGGTCATCCTGCCTTTTGCATACTTCTTTTCGACCCATTCACAGATTTTCTTCACCTTTTGATCATTTTTGTTTATCCTTTTGTTTCCATTTAATTTAAAGTATTGATTAATCCAAAAAGTTATGCCTGCCGCTCCAGAGTAGGGCGTTATAGCAATTGTTGGTGGTTGGTTCAAAATTTTCTCTGTATTAAAAG
The Candidatus Methylarchaceae archaeon HK02M2 genome window above contains:
- a CDS encoding S-methyl-5-thioribose-1-phosphate isomerase codes for the protein MGVIRAAWERGRCVQVIATETRPAFQGARLTCFELKNDNIPVTLITDSMVGYVMQKGLIDKIIVGADRITKSGYTFNKIGTYQISALAQIHKVPFYIAAPISTFDQTTEYEDVIVEERRVEEVVKINEKRIAPKGIKVLNPAFDMTPPEFITGIITDKGLLLPPYEESIKSIFNIKS
- a CDS encoding inositol-3-phosphate synthase, which produces MNDTRHFANVPKLDVTVSKGPVMDGFGKYLKEVSIIAEKEPIDVAQVLKDTNADMLINYLPVGSEKATHWYAEQTLKSSCAFVNCMPVFIASDPEWAIRFEEKGVPVAGDDIQSQLGATVLHKTLVNLLNERGVVIDESYQLNVGGDADFLNMLERERLHSKEISKTSAVKAMVPYNFPVKIGPSDYIPFLHNQKICYIYVKGRYFGDSPLAINLKLSVWDAPNSAGVVMDVIRGVKLALDRGIGGPLNSISAWAFKHPPIHAPASVAKHWVEEFINSKRLR
- the endA gene encoding tRNA-intron lyase; amino-acid sequence: MVEELPCILTGHLSKKGVIIDDKIAIEELENRGYGERVDGKFVLKDYETIFLLYNDMIKIFEGKKEMSVNKLVDYAISKDSSAWTRFLIYRDLRSRGYVVREGFGFGFDFRVYDRGEYGNKSAKYVACGLNEGTKTPIKELNEIVNQIKIMGKEAVIAVIERRGEVIYYKIRIWRPYQD